Proteins co-encoded in one Nonlabens agnitus genomic window:
- the kdsA gene encoding 3-deoxy-8-phosphooctulonate synthase, which produces MNLSKIPQLQHLDANNFFLLSGPCAIESEEMALRIAEKVVEITAKLEIPYVFKGSFKKANRSRIDSFTGIGDEKALKILRKVSETFNVPTVTDIHEVSDAAMAAEYVDVLQIPAFLVRQTDLVVAAAETGKVVNLKKGQFMSPESMKHAAMKVTDSGNEQVMITDRGTMFGYQDMIVDFRGIPTMRQYAPTVLDVTHSLQQPNQSSGVTGGRPDMIETIARAGIVNQVDGLFIETHFDPANAKSDGANMLDLKYLEGLLTRLVSIRKTINSFE; this is translated from the coding sequence ATGAATCTATCTAAAATACCACAGCTTCAACATCTAGACGCTAACAACTTTTTTCTACTCTCTGGACCTTGTGCCATTGAAAGTGAAGAAATGGCGTTGCGAATTGCAGAGAAAGTGGTGGAAATCACGGCGAAGCTTGAGATACCTTACGTTTTCAAAGGAAGTTTCAAGAAAGCTAACCGCAGTAGAATCGATAGTTTCACGGGAATAGGTGATGAAAAAGCCTTAAAGATCTTGCGCAAAGTGAGCGAGACTTTTAACGTTCCTACCGTCACTGATATTCATGAAGTAAGTGATGCCGCCATGGCTGCAGAATATGTAGATGTACTGCAAATCCCTGCGTTTCTTGTACGACAGACAGACCTTGTGGTCGCCGCTGCAGAAACGGGTAAGGTCGTGAATCTTAAGAAGGGACAATTTATGTCTCCAGAGAGCATGAAACACGCCGCAATGAAAGTAACTGATTCTGGAAACGAACAAGTGATGATTACAGATCGTGGAACCATGTTCGGTTATCAAGATATGATTGTAGATTTTAGAGGTATTCCTACCATGCGCCAGTATGCACCAACAGTTCTAGATGTCACACATAGTTTGCAGCAGCCCAATCAATCAAGTGGTGTTACCGGAGGCCGCCCAGATATGATTGAAACCATTGCACGTGCAGGTATTGTCAACCAAGTGGACGGTCTATTTATCGAAACACACTTTGATCCCGCTAATGCTAAAAGCGATGGAGCAAACATGCTGGACTTAAAATATTTGGAGGGTTTGCTGACTAGGTTAGTAAGCATTAGAAAAACCATCAACTCTTTTGAATAA
- a CDS encoding TlpA disulfide reductase family protein, with translation MKKITLLLLIAIAAVSCTTREPSITEVVQRDYLTQLIDQPATDKVQVINFWATWCLPCVEELPAFVAIDDNEKVEVILISLDDVENVEELVNPFLQENNITATVKLLDDPYAAEWIPMVDQHWDGAIPATLIQKGSKKMFYNTSFTATELEEEVNKFL, from the coding sequence GTGAAAAAAATAACCCTTTTATTATTGATAGCGATCGCAGCAGTTTCCTGTACAACTAGGGAGCCAAGCATTACTGAAGTAGTCCAAAGAGACTACCTTACTCAGTTGATCGATCAACCGGCAACTGATAAAGTTCAAGTGATCAATTTTTGGGCAACCTGGTGTCTACCTTGTGTGGAAGAATTGCCAGCCTTTGTTGCCATTGATGACAATGAAAAGGTCGAGGTGATTTTAATCAGTCTTGACGATGTTGAAAATGTGGAGGAATTGGTCAATCCCTTTCTACAAGAAAACAACATTACCGCAACCGTCAAATTGTTGGACGATCCCTATGCGGCAGAATGGATTCCTATGGTAGATCAGCATTGGGATGGAGCCATTCCAGCGACATTGATTCAAAAAGGCTCAAAAAAAATGTTCTATAACACTTCTTTCACTGCTACAGAGTTGGAAGAAGAAGTCAATAAATTTCTATGA
- a CDS encoding tetratricopeptide repeat-containing hybrid sensor histidine kinase/response regulator, translating to MFTIKSRFNLLVLRMFFLLICLCLPFGIKAQGESQSEYSPEELKKEQQLREILGEIRQKYGSQDFVNTISLSQKGRALSDTPRFYNYYVGISSNLGNALFQIGDTLQAIEVFEESLEKAESFQDTKFPIARRYKTLITANIDLANISALVGRFEEAIAKYKAALQLTDDTDIHGLFITNFNIAESYIQLDKISQAAPFVYESEKLSKTIGIDAYAASSKLLLGKFFVKSGEYTRASQELQQSVDFAMASSNKEVLVDAYRNWAASEANLQNWKKAYELSEALDILEKEKFESESVEALQNARAKFNVDEVERRMQAEMEAEQLKAENIRAKALQENTVLWSSIALFIAIILIIALFIGFNRRKKLNKELVVKNTIYLKEKEKSDQLLVARNALFSRISHELRTPMYGIVGISNMLIDDKDIKGENKKNVQSLKYSADYLLSLINNVLEMNKLNRSSNLTLAQENFDIRELSHHAVESAKFIMPHHTNTFKIKITQDVKQVYNGDAVKLMQVLINVLGNSNKFTKNGVVTLNISKVRSEEHFDLLEFSIKDTGKGIEKRKLKDLFDENKFINHNEENEGTGLGLPISNKILELQDSQLSVQSERGNGTEVKFELRLQRVDVIKEKKTEKNISRSKTLNGLKVLIVEDNKINQLVTKKIIKGLNGDYDLADSGAMAIEKARENEYDLILMDINMPPGMDGFEATIKIREFRPEVPIIALTAVEQIEIEERMKNSSMNDYLIKPFKSEDFLSKIFKNIK from the coding sequence TTGTTTACAATCAAATCACGTTTCAATCTACTCGTCCTAAGGATGTTTTTCTTGTTGATTTGCCTATGCTTACCTTTTGGGATTAAGGCTCAAGGAGAATCTCAAAGTGAATATTCTCCAGAGGAACTGAAAAAGGAGCAGCAATTGCGGGAAATTTTAGGAGAGATTCGTCAGAAGTATGGGTCTCAGGATTTTGTTAATACCATTTCTTTAAGTCAAAAAGGAAGAGCTTTAAGTGATACGCCAAGATTTTACAATTATTATGTAGGTATTTCCAGTAACTTAGGAAACGCCTTATTCCAAATTGGCGATACATTACAAGCAATAGAAGTATTCGAAGAATCTTTGGAAAAGGCTGAATCATTTCAAGACACCAAATTTCCTATTGCAAGAAGATATAAGACTTTAATTACCGCTAATATTGATTTGGCAAATATTAGTGCGTTAGTAGGAAGGTTTGAAGAGGCAATAGCTAAGTATAAGGCTGCCTTACAATTAACTGATGATACTGATATACACGGCCTCTTTATTACAAATTTTAATATAGCTGAATCATATATACAGTTGGATAAAATAAGCCAAGCAGCTCCATTTGTTTATGAATCAGAAAAATTATCGAAAACCATTGGTATAGATGCGTATGCAGCAAGCTCAAAACTATTATTAGGAAAATTTTTCGTTAAATCAGGTGAATACACACGAGCTTCCCAAGAATTACAGCAAAGCGTTGATTTTGCAATGGCTTCTAGTAACAAAGAGGTTTTAGTAGACGCCTACAGAAATTGGGCTGCTTCTGAAGCTAATTTGCAAAATTGGAAAAAGGCGTATGAACTTTCTGAAGCTTTAGACATACTTGAAAAGGAAAAATTTGAATCTGAGAGTGTAGAAGCATTACAAAATGCCAGAGCTAAATTTAATGTGGACGAAGTGGAGCGCAGGATGCAGGCAGAAATGGAGGCTGAACAACTAAAAGCAGAGAACATTCGTGCGAAGGCGCTTCAAGAAAATACGGTCCTGTGGTCGTCGATCGCTTTATTCATTGCCATCATTCTAATCATAGCGCTCTTTATAGGATTCAATAGGCGAAAAAAATTGAATAAGGAGTTAGTTGTCAAAAACACAATCTACTTGAAGGAGAAGGAAAAAAGCGATCAATTGCTCGTTGCAAGAAATGCTCTGTTCTCCAGAATTAGCCATGAATTAAGAACTCCTATGTATGGTATCGTAGGAATTTCTAACATGTTGATTGACGATAAAGACATCAAGGGAGAGAATAAAAAGAACGTTCAATCTCTAAAATATAGTGCAGATTATTTATTATCCCTGATAAATAATGTCCTAGAGATGAATAAGCTCAACAGATCATCCAATCTAACCTTGGCTCAAGAGAATTTTGATATTCGAGAACTTTCTCATCATGCGGTTGAGTCTGCAAAGTTTATCATGCCACACCATACGAATACTTTCAAAATAAAAATTACGCAGGATGTCAAACAGGTGTATAATGGAGACGCCGTCAAGCTAATGCAGGTACTTATCAATGTTTTGGGTAATTCTAATAAATTCACTAAAAATGGTGTTGTTACGTTGAATATCTCTAAAGTTAGAAGTGAAGAGCATTTTGATTTACTTGAGTTTTCAATAAAAGATACTGGAAAAGGAATTGAGAAAAGAAAACTAAAGGATTTGTTTGACGAAAATAAATTTATCAATCACAATGAAGAAAATGAAGGAACGGGCTTAGGGTTGCCTATTTCTAATAAAATTTTAGAATTGCAAGACTCTCAACTAAGTGTTCAAAGTGAGCGAGGCAATGGAACTGAAGTCAAATTCGAACTAAGATTGCAAAGAGTCGATGTTATAAAAGAAAAGAAGACTGAAAAGAATATTTCTCGCTCTAAGACTCTGAACGGTTTAAAGGTGCTCATTGTTGAAGACAATAAAATAAATCAGCTTGTGACGAAAAAGATTATTAAAGGGCTAAATGGAGATTATGATTTAGCAGATTCAGGCGCTATGGCCATTGAAAAGGCAAGGGAAAATGAATATGATTTGATATTAATGGATATCAACATGCCGCCAGGAATGGATGGGTTTGAAGCAACAATAAAGATTAGAGAATTTAGACCTGAGGTTCCTATCATCGCTCTAACGGCTGTGGAACAGATAGAAATTGAAGAACGTATGAAGAATTCTTCAATGAACGACTATCTTATCAAGCCTTTTAAGAGTGAAGATTTCTTAAGCAAAATATTTAAGAATATTAAATAG
- a CDS encoding YkgJ family cysteine cluster protein: MISPEDLPSLAAQRKKENVAFFKKLKRKAPKNLDSITQELHDEAFEEIDCLTCANCCKTTGPLFTQNDINRIAKHFKMKPAAFIDTYLRIDEDQDYVLQTVPCPFLGADNYCGIYEVRPKACSEYPHTDRRKLTQIASLTIANTFICPAAFQVVERMKELIKS, from the coding sequence ATGATTTCACCAGAAGATCTTCCATCATTAGCTGCACAACGCAAAAAAGAGAATGTCGCCTTTTTTAAGAAATTGAAGCGCAAAGCGCCTAAGAATCTGGATTCCATTACTCAAGAACTTCACGATGAAGCCTTTGAAGAAATAGATTGCCTTACTTGCGCCAACTGTTGCAAAACCACTGGACCATTATTTACGCAAAATGACATCAACCGGATTGCAAAACACTTCAAAATGAAGCCAGCAGCCTTTATCGATACCTATTTGCGCATTGACGAGGATCAGGATTATGTGTTACAAACGGTTCCTTGTCCCTTTTTAGGCGCTGATAATTATTGTGGGATTTATGAAGTTCGTCCTAAAGCCTGTAGTGAGTATCCACATACAGATCGCAGGAAGCTTACACAGATCGCATCGCTCACCATTGCCAATACTTTTATCTGCCCTGCTGCCTTTCAGGTGGTAGAGCGCATGAAGGAATTGATTAAATCCTGA
- a CDS encoding T9SS type A sorting domain-containing protein, with protein MLKITFLLLFAATIATAQDLTLTSTSSLSINDGGSLYINGAELDPSVNYDLVGPNEVTTTKTALTSPRSINKVIEWSSPVEDYQGMIYFHYGNQDLNQLEESSLGLIIRDVNSEWIGLDSNLDQGSRTIGFGFSSPTNISGISVSEKQTASSNSFDSAQLQLYPNPTTSTLTLEYNSEVETEIYNLQGSSLFKTSEKKIDFSNLSSGVYLIKITDQQTQDSIYKKIIKK; from the coding sequence ATGTTGAAAATTACTTTTCTGTTGCTATTCGCTGCAACTATCGCGACCGCGCAAGATCTGACTTTAACCAGTACCAGTAGTTTATCGATTAACGATGGTGGATCGTTATATATCAATGGTGCGGAATTAGATCCTTCTGTGAATTATGATTTGGTAGGACCCAATGAGGTGACTACAACTAAAACAGCATTGACCAGTCCCAGAAGTATTAATAAAGTTATAGAGTGGTCTAGCCCAGTTGAAGATTACCAAGGCATGATATATTTTCATTACGGCAATCAGGATCTCAACCAGCTGGAAGAGTCATCCTTAGGATTGATCATAAGAGATGTCAATTCAGAATGGATCGGCCTAGACAGTAATTTAGATCAAGGTAGCCGCACAATAGGTTTTGGTTTTTCTAGCCCAACTAACATATCTGGAATTTCTGTAAGTGAAAAACAAACAGCAAGTAGTAATAGTTTTGATTCAGCACAACTACAATTGTATCCAAACCCAACAACTTCTACTTTAACTCTTGAATATAATAGTGAAGTTGAGACAGAAATCTACAACCTTCAAGGAAGCTCTTTATTCAAAACCTCTGAGAAAAAAATTGACTTTTCAAACTTAAGTTCAGGCGTTTATTTGATCAAAATCACAGATCAACAAACACAAGACTCAATCTATAAAAAAATCATTAAAAAGTAG
- a CDS encoding thioredoxin family protein — MKTLKILTVVCLIALSAAILFGVMDYTSSDQLYADNPEKDRDTEVVDEDPNYEIDQVEELAGYQIGDVATDFKLKNIDGTYKSLSDYPKAQGFIVIFTCNHCPYSKAYEDRIIAIDKEYKKKGYPVIAINPNNPELYPEDSFENMKKRAREKGFTFPYLFDEKQDIYPQYGATKTPHVFLLKKESDKNVVRYIGAIDDNHKDASAVKNHFLRDALDALLNNREIEPKTTVAIGCSIKK, encoded by the coding sequence ATGAAAACGCTCAAAATATTAACTGTTGTATGCTTGATTGCACTATCGGCGGCGATCCTTTTTGGTGTGATGGATTACACGTCATCAGATCAATTATACGCCGACAATCCTGAGAAGGACCGCGATACCGAAGTTGTCGATGAAGATCCCAATTATGAAATCGATCAAGTTGAGGAACTAGCAGGCTATCAAATAGGTGATGTAGCAACCGACTTTAAATTGAAAAATATCGATGGTACCTATAAATCATTGAGTGATTACCCAAAAGCGCAAGGTTTTATCGTCATTTTTACCTGTAATCACTGCCCATATAGCAAAGCCTATGAAGATAGGATTATCGCCATTGATAAAGAATACAAAAAGAAGGGTTATCCAGTGATCGCTATCAATCCCAATAATCCAGAGTTATATCCAGAGGATAGCTTTGAGAACATGAAAAAACGTGCGAGAGAAAAGGGATTTACGTTTCCTTATTTATTTGATGAAAAGCAAGACATCTATCCGCAATACGGCGCGACTAAAACACCTCATGTATTCCTGTTGAAAAAAGAAAGTGACAAAAACGTGGTACGTTATATAGGTGCCATCGATGATAACCATAAAGATGCCAGCGCGGTTAAAAACCACTTTTTGAGAGATGCCCTGGATGCACTGCTTAACAACAGAGAGATTGAGCCTAAAACTACCGTGGCGATAGGTTGTTCCATCAAAAAGTAG
- a CDS encoding rhodanese-like domain-containing protein, which produces MKNLSNQEWKELTEKDDNKVILDVRTDEEVAEGIIPGAQQLDLYQPQEFMNGIQEMDASKNYYVYCRAGSRSVQACQIMKQAGLDNLYNLTGGYSNWDGDTVIPE; this is translated from the coding sequence ATGAAAAATCTAAGCAATCAAGAGTGGAAAGAGTTGACTGAAAAAGATGACAACAAAGTCATCTTAGACGTTCGTACCGATGAAGAAGTAGCAGAAGGAATCATTCCTGGAGCCCAGCAACTGGACTTATACCAGCCACAAGAATTTATGAACGGAATCCAAGAAATGGACGCCTCTAAAAATTATTACGTTTACTGTAGAGCAGGCAGTCGTAGTGTACAGGCTTGCCAGATCATGAAGCAGGCAGGACTTGATAACCTCTACAATTTAACTGGTGGTTACAGCAATTGGGATGGTGATACCGTTATTCCTGAATAA
- a CDS encoding MBL fold metallo-hydrolase — MVLEQYYTKCLAQGTYYISSGNEAAVIDPLREVQQYIDRASEDNATIKYIFLTHFHADFVSGHVDLAQKTGATIVIGPNAETSYAFAKARHHQSFSIGNVSITLLHTPGHTMESSCYLLKDNTGKAKALFTGDTLFIGDVGRPDLAVKSDLTKEDLARLLYDSLRNVIMPLPDHVIVYPAHGAGSACGKNMSSETSDSLGNQKATNYALAADLSKEDFVKEVTQGIAPPPAYFPMNVQMNRGVNSSIDEVLRRGLTAIKPKAFKSLAEDEAYLVLDVRSPQEFTAGHIEGSWFIGLDGQFAPWVGSLIQDIDQKIVLVAPDGREEEAVTRLARVGYDNVNGFLQGGFEAWREAGFKVETIENISAADFVRKLEQGQVQQVLDVRKPVEYQKSHLKNVPLYTLDEAHDNIKKLKADTTYHVHCAGGYRSVIYASMAQSQGLKNMINVEGGYGAIKNIAGAPVETQAL, encoded by the coding sequence ATGGTATTAGAGCAATATTATACAAAATGTCTGGCGCAGGGAACCTATTATATTTCTTCGGGAAACGAGGCTGCGGTAATTGATCCTTTAAGGGAAGTACAGCAATACATTGATCGCGCGAGCGAGGATAATGCCACTATTAAATATATTTTTTTAACCCATTTTCATGCAGATTTTGTGAGCGGTCATGTAGACCTTGCTCAAAAAACAGGTGCCACGATTGTTATAGGTCCCAATGCTGAGACGAGTTACGCTTTCGCGAAAGCGAGACACCATCAATCTTTCTCCATTGGAAACGTCAGTATTACCTTGCTACATACACCTGGTCACACGATGGAATCTTCCTGCTACTTATTAAAAGATAATACTGGCAAAGCCAAAGCGCTTTTTACCGGAGATACCTTGTTTATAGGTGATGTGGGAAGACCAGATCTTGCCGTAAAATCTGATTTGACCAAGGAAGACCTTGCAAGATTATTATATGATTCATTGCGCAATGTCATCATGCCATTGCCAGATCATGTTATTGTATATCCAGCTCATGGTGCTGGTAGTGCTTGTGGTAAAAATATGAGCAGCGAGACTAGCGATTCTTTAGGCAATCAAAAAGCTACCAACTATGCTCTTGCAGCAGATTTGAGTAAAGAAGACTTTGTTAAAGAGGTCACCCAAGGTATTGCGCCACCACCAGCCTATTTCCCTATGAACGTCCAGATGAATCGTGGTGTCAACTCTAGCATCGACGAGGTGCTGAGACGTGGATTAACGGCCATCAAACCCAAAGCCTTTAAAAGCCTAGCAGAAGATGAGGCTTATTTAGTCCTCGATGTTAGAAGCCCGCAAGAATTTACCGCAGGTCACATTGAAGGATCGTGGTTTATAGGACTTGATGGACAGTTTGCACCATGGGTAGGTTCATTGATTCAGGATATTGATCAAAAAATAGTTCTAGTAGCGCCAGATGGACGTGAAGAAGAAGCGGTTACCAGACTGGCCAGAGTAGGCTATGATAACGTAAACGGATTTTTGCAAGGAGGTTTTGAGGCCTGGCGAGAAGCTGGATTTAAAGTGGAGACTATTGAAAATATCTCGGCAGCTGACTTTGTTAGAAAACTAGAGCAAGGTCAGGTACAACAAGTTCTTGATGTAAGAAAACCTGTGGAATATCAAAAATCCCACTTGAAAAATGTCCCTTTGTATACCTTAGACGAGGCGCACGATAATATCAAAAAACTGAAAGCAGATACCACTTACCATGTTCACTGTGCTGGCGGATATAGATCTGTGATATATGCGAGTATGGCACAGTCTCAAGGACTTAAAAACATGATTAACGTAGAAGGTGGTTATGGAGCCATCAAAAACATTGCGGGTGCACCCGTAGAAACCCAAGCATTATGA